TCTAAGGATTTTTCTATGATATTCATATTATCTTATCATATCTATTCCAAATGGCTTCTCCTCTTCCTTGCCTGGCCCGTATATCTGCTTTGATTTTACTCCAGTTAAAACAATCATTACTTTTACTGTTCCCTTAAGGTTCTGGTCTATTCCTGCTCCCCATATTATTACTGCATCTGGATTTATCCTTGAATAAACTTCCTCAACAACTCCCTCCGCCTCCTTTATTGTCATGTCCTCGCCGCCTATAACATTTATAAGCGCTCCTGTTGCATCGCTTATATCCACTTCAA
This Thermoplasmatales archaeon DNA region includes the following protein-coding sequences:
- a CDS encoding cell division protein FtsZ; this encodes LVPRLPLNKAFKVADEILMRSIKGITEMITKPGLVNVDFADLRTIMKRGGVAMIGLGESDSDNRCIDAVNEALSSPLLEVDISDATGALINVIGGEDMTIKEAEGVVEEVYSRINPDAVIIWGAGIDQNLKGTVKVMIVLTGVKSKQIYGPGKEEEKPFGIDMIR